A DNA window from Carnobacterium funditum DSM 5970 contains the following coding sequences:
- a CDS encoding DAK2 domain-containing protein has protein sequence MNVTKLEGKQFRNMVAVGAKRLNKNAEYVNSLNVFPVPDGDTGTNMNLSLASGVKAIENVDSNKINELAAALSKGLLMGARGNSGVILSQLFRGFGKAIENKETLTANEFAAAFTNGVQTAYKAVMKPVEGTILTVARESAKAGEKQAKSTDDVVVVMDAVVREAKKSLARTPDLLPVLKEVGVVDSGGQGLLFIYEGFLEVLSGKISEDEEYQPSAKEMTEMVNAEHHRSVSNHIATEDIKFGYCTEIMVKIGDGETVKQKFDYDTFRNHLNEIGDSLLVVSDDQIVKVHVHTERPGEVMNYGQEFGSLVKIKVDNMREQHETILVNEKPKAAKTPNKKTPYGVIAVAAGEGVQSLFKSLGVDYVISGGQTMNPSTEDILKAIDSINAEKVIILPNNKNIFMAADQAAEVSDLPVVVIPSKTVSQGMTAMLAFNELNDLETNKKEMSMELENVISGQITTAVRDTEIEGISIKKNDYMGIIDGKIKVSKLNCKEAVLETLRKMITDESEIVTILLGEDGDMDEANEIADEITQEFQDVEVEIHEGQQPVYPYLLSVE, from the coding sequence GTGAATGTTACAAAGTTAGAAGGTAAACAGTTCCGCAATATGGTTGCAGTTGGAGCCAAACGCTTAAACAAGAATGCAGAATATGTTAACTCATTAAATGTTTTTCCTGTCCCAGATGGAGATACCGGAACAAATATGAACTTATCATTAGCAAGTGGAGTTAAAGCAATTGAAAATGTTGATTCAAATAAGATCAACGAACTTGCAGCAGCCTTATCAAAAGGATTATTAATGGGAGCCCGTGGGAATTCTGGAGTTATTTTATCTCAACTATTTAGAGGTTTCGGAAAAGCAATTGAAAATAAAGAAACATTAACAGCAAATGAATTTGCAGCTGCTTTTACAAATGGTGTCCAAACAGCTTATAAAGCTGTCATGAAACCAGTTGAAGGAACTATTTTAACTGTTGCTCGTGAATCAGCAAAAGCTGGTGAAAAGCAAGCTAAATCCACTGATGATGTTGTTGTGGTAATGGATGCTGTCGTTCGTGAAGCAAAAAAATCTTTAGCAAGAACACCGGACTTGTTGCCGGTCTTAAAAGAAGTTGGCGTAGTAGATAGTGGAGGGCAAGGTCTTTTGTTCATCTATGAAGGGTTTTTAGAAGTTTTATCAGGTAAAATTAGTGAAGATGAAGAGTATCAACCTTCTGCAAAAGAAATGACTGAAATGGTTAATGCAGAACATCATCGTAGTGTTTCTAATCATATTGCTACAGAAGATATTAAATTTGGCTATTGTACTGAGATTATGGTGAAAATAGGCGATGGAGAAACAGTTAAACAAAAATTTGACTACGATACTTTCCGCAATCATTTAAACGAAATTGGAGATTCTCTTTTAGTGGTATCAGATGATCAAATCGTTAAAGTTCATGTTCATACAGAACGTCCTGGAGAAGTAATGAATTATGGACAAGAATTCGGTTCACTTGTAAAAATAAAAGTAGATAACATGCGTGAACAACATGAAACAATCTTAGTAAATGAAAAACCAAAGGCTGCTAAAACCCCCAATAAAAAAACACCATATGGTGTAATAGCTGTTGCTGCTGGGGAAGGCGTACAAAGTCTGTTCAAAAGCCTAGGCGTCGATTACGTAATTAGTGGGGGACAAACAATGAACCCTAGCACAGAAGATATATTGAAAGCAATCGATTCTATCAATGCTGAGAAAGTTATTATTTTACCAAATAATAAAAATATATTTATGGCTGCTGATCAGGCCGCAGAAGTAAGCGACTTACCTGTGGTTGTTATTCCAAGTAAAACAGTTTCTCAAGGAATGACTGCCATGTTAGCATTCAATGAACTGAATGATTTAGAAACCAATAAAAAAGAGATGAGCATGGAGTTAGAAAATGTTATAAGCGGACAAATCACTACAGCTGTTCGTGATACTGAAATTGAAGGTATTAGTATCAAGAAAAATGATTACATGGGAATCATTGATGGTAAAATTAAAGTCTCTAAACTAAATTGTAAAGAAGCAGTCTTGGAGACGCTTAGAAAAATGATTACTGATGAAAGTGAAATTGTTACCATTTTATTAGGTGAAGATGGCGATATGGATGAGGCAAATGAAATTGCTGATGAAATCACTCAAGAATTTCAAGACGTAGAAGTTGAAATTCACGAAGGACAACAACCTGTTTATCCGTACTTATTATCTGTAGAATAA
- a CDS encoding Asp23/Gls24 family envelope stress response protein, with the protein MAVKIKTQFGVIDISNEVIATVVGGATTEIFGIVGMASKNQIRDNLNDILKKENYSRGVIVRQEDNGVIVDVYIVVSYGTKISEVSRNVQEKVKYDLETMLDISAQAVNVYVQGVRVLKD; encoded by the coding sequence ATGGCAGTTAAAATAAAAACGCAATTCGGTGTTATCGATATTTCAAACGAAGTGATTGCAACGGTAGTCGGAGGAGCAACAACTGAAATTTTTGGTATTGTCGGTATGGCAAGCAAAAATCAGATTCGTGATAATTTAAATGATATTCTTAAAAAAGAAAATTATTCACGTGGTGTAATTGTACGTCAGGAAGATAATGGCGTGATAGTGGATGTTTATATTGTTGTCAGTTATGGGACTAAAATTTCTGAAGTAAGTCGTAATGTGCAGGAAAAAGTTAAATATGATTTAGAAACAATGCTAGATATCTCTGCCCAAGCAGTAAATGTTTACGTGCAAGGTGTTCGTGTTTTGAAAGACTAA
- the rpmB gene encoding 50S ribosomal protein L28, whose amino-acid sequence MAKVCVITGRKAKSGNNRSHAMNKTKRTWGANLQKVRILVDGKPKKVWVSTRALKSGKIERV is encoded by the coding sequence ATGGCTAAAGTATGTGTTATTACAGGACGTAAAGCAAAAAGCGGAAACAACCGCTCTCACGCTATGAACAAAACAAAACGTACATGGGGTGCTAACTTACAAAAAGTTCGCATTTTAGTTGATGGAAAACCTAAAAAAGTTTGGGTTTCTACTCGCGCTCTTAAATCTGGTAAAATTGAACGCGTTTAA
- a CDS encoding thiamine diphosphokinase produces MPYVKMTNIAIMVGGPEKCLPDIKNRSNESLIWIGVDRGALRLLDYGIKPVLALGDFDSITPAELNKLKNEVEDVRQFPAEKDATDTELAVRVAFHEYFPEEVTIFGATGGRLDHFLNNLWLVFLPTFQPYISKIRIVDNKNSLSYFIPGTYTIEKERDKKYLAFICLTSVEKLTLTGVKYELTETDIAFPCSLASNEFANEKAQFSFESGLVAVIQSKD; encoded by the coding sequence ATGCCGTACGTTAAAATGACTAACATTGCAATAATGGTTGGAGGACCAGAAAAGTGTTTGCCAGATATCAAAAATAGATCAAACGAGAGTTTAATTTGGATTGGTGTTGATAGAGGTGCGTTAAGACTTTTAGACTATGGAATTAAACCAGTTTTAGCTTTAGGTGATTTTGATTCCATTACTCCAGCAGAACTTAATAAATTGAAAAATGAGGTAGAGGATGTGCGCCAATTTCCTGCCGAAAAAGATGCAACGGATACTGAGTTAGCTGTCAGAGTAGCATTTCATGAATATTTCCCCGAAGAAGTAACCATATTTGGTGCAACTGGCGGGCGATTAGATCATTTTTTAAATAATTTATGGCTTGTCTTCCTACCTACTTTTCAACCATATATTTCCAAAATAAGAATAGTTGATAATAAAAACAGTTTATCCTATTTTATACCTGGAACTTATACGATTGAGAAAGAAAGAGACAAAAAATATTTGGCTTTTATTTGCCTAACGTCAGTTGAAAAATTAACGTTAACTGGAGTAAAGTATGAGTTAACTGAAACAGACATTGCTTTTCCTTGTTCATTAGCGAGTAACGAATTTGCAAATGAGAAAGCTCAGTTTTCTTTTGAGTCAGGTTTGGTAGCTGTTATACAAAGTAAAGATTAA
- the rpe gene encoding ribulose-phosphate 3-epimerase, whose translation MKISPSILSADFANLERDIRLVEEGGADYIHVDVMDGHFVPNLTFGANVVSAIRPITKLPLDCHLMIENPENYIEAFAKAGADIITVHVESTYHIHRAIQLIKNQGVKAGVVINPGTAVESIMPVLSEVDMVLVMTVNPGFGGQSFIKETVSKISLLSNLKKDRGYRYEIEVDGGISPETAKICKNAGANVFVAGSYIYDAPKPIERLMSLKDAVR comes from the coding sequence ATGAAAATTTCACCATCTATTTTAAGTGCGGATTTTGCTAATTTAGAAAGAGATATTCGATTGGTTGAAGAAGGAGGAGCGGATTACATACATGTAGATGTTATGGATGGACATTTTGTTCCGAATTTAACATTTGGAGCAAACGTAGTTTCTGCAATCCGTCCAATAACCAAATTACCTTTAGATTGTCATTTGATGATTGAGAATCCTGAAAATTATATTGAGGCTTTTGCTAAAGCGGGAGCAGATATTATTACGGTCCATGTAGAAAGTACCTATCATATTCATCGTGCAATCCAGTTAATCAAAAATCAAGGTGTAAAAGCTGGGGTGGTCATCAATCCGGGAACAGCAGTAGAATCAATTATGCCGGTTTTAAGTGAAGTAGATATGGTCTTAGTTATGACGGTTAACCCAGGCTTTGGCGGTCAGAGCTTTATCAAGGAAACAGTCTCTAAAATTTCATTATTAAGCAACTTGAAAAAAGATAGAGGGTACCGTTATGAAATTGAAGTAGATGGTGGGATTTCTCCTGAGACAGCTAAAATCTGTAAAAATGCAGGTGCAAATGTTTTTGTAGCAGGCTCTTATATTTATGATGCGCCAAAACCTATTGAACGATTAATGTCTCTCAAAGATGCCGTACGTTAA
- the rsgA gene encoding ribosome small subunit-dependent GTPase A yields MPKGQIRKALSGFYYVYYEGETYQTRGRGNFRKRKLTPMVGDYVDFESSTKTDGILKELLPRKNELIRPTVSNVDLGIIIMSAIEPKFSTNLLDRFLITLESKGIHAIIYITKIDLLTEEQIVEVTTLKEQYEKIGYPVILPDSKTNDEAIKELVTYFPHKLTVFMGQSGAGKSTLLNQIAPKLDLKTDVISSALGRGKHTTRHVELIPLFDGLVADTPGFSSIDFLEIEAEELPELFIEFVEVQELCRFRSCMHRNEPGCQVQKEVEEGTIQPYRYQHYLQYLDEIENRKPKYNKKEK; encoded by the coding sequence GTGCCAAAAGGACAAATTAGAAAAGCATTGAGTGGTTTTTATTACGTTTATTATGAAGGTGAAACCTATCAAACACGTGGCCGAGGCAATTTTAGAAAGCGTAAATTAACGCCTATGGTTGGCGATTACGTTGATTTTGAAAGTAGCACAAAAACTGATGGTATTCTTAAAGAATTACTTCCACGAAAAAATGAATTGATACGTCCTACAGTTTCTAATGTTGATTTGGGAATCATTATCATGTCAGCCATAGAGCCAAAGTTCTCTACTAATTTATTGGATCGTTTTTTAATAACATTAGAAAGTAAAGGCATACATGCTATTATCTATATTACTAAAATAGATTTATTGACTGAAGAACAAATAGTAGAAGTAACTACGCTAAAGGAGCAGTATGAAAAAATAGGTTATCCAGTTATTCTTCCAGATTCAAAAACAAATGATGAAGCCATTAAAGAATTGGTCACGTATTTCCCCCATAAATTGACGGTATTTATGGGGCAATCGGGTGCTGGCAAATCCACACTATTAAACCAAATTGCTCCTAAATTAGATTTAAAAACTGATGTTATTTCTTCAGCTTTAGGTCGTGGTAAACATACAACTCGTCATGTTGAGTTAATTCCTTTATTTGATGGATTGGTAGCAGATACACCTGGTTTTAGTTCGATAGATTTTTTAGAGATTGAAGCAGAAGAGTTACCAGAATTATTTATAGAGTTTGTTGAAGTACAAGAGCTTTGTCGTTTTAGAAGTTGTATGCATCGTAATGAACCTGGTTGCCAAGTTCAAAAAGAGGTTGAAGAAGGTACGATACAACCTTATCGCTATCAACATTACTTGCAGTACCTTGATGAAATCGAAAATCGAAAACCAAAATACAATAAAAAAGAAAAGTGA
- the pknB gene encoding Stk1 family PASTA domain-containing Ser/Thr kinase, with translation MEMGTKLNGRYKITGTVGGGGMAHVYLAHDLILDRDVAVKVLRYDFRDDQDTIRRFKREALAATELVHPNIVSVYDIGEENNNQYIVMEYVKGMDLKKYIHANFPIPYQKVTDIMNQVLSAVNAAHHNRIIHRDLKPQNILIDESGVVKITDFGIAVALSQTSITQTNSLLGSVHYLSPEQARGGMATNQSDVYSLGIILYELLTGHVPFDGESAVSIALKHFQETVPSVKKYDQRIPQALENVVLKATAKEVADRYTSVYEMQNDLTSALSADRRDEPKYTPSSMMETTKVLEPIPVAGIISKGEAKTKGNQQSDSKQLKNNTKSDEVQMKKNKRRKVLLWILLALSLLSVGVFFIIANSAPKDVNVPNITDMTENEATKVLSEKKLLLGKITKEANNEIEEGHIIRSKPEMGLSVKENTPIDIVLSSGEKTVEFLDYTGKSYEEVRVELSEQNFTVKREDQSNDTVDSGLIISQDINENEEVNPKDTTVTFTVSTGQAGFEMRDLIGYSEKSVRDYVNDNGLNGTIIKEYSNEVAEGQVLSQNPAKGTVLYGGADISVVISQGPEAILAKTVSKKIAVSYEESEETNSSGNSDESKESQLIPNSITIYIEDQEHNLGTVYQQFEISEDTEIELDFVLQEGEKGRYKIVRDGETIEEDEVTP, from the coding sequence ATGGAAATGGGAACGAAATTAAATGGCCGCTATAAAATAACCGGAACGGTTGGTGGCGGTGGAATGGCCCATGTTTACTTAGCGCATGATTTAATATTAGATAGAGATGTAGCCGTTAAAGTATTACGTTATGATTTTCGTGATGATCAGGACACGATTAGAAGATTTAAACGTGAAGCACTTGCAGCAACTGAACTGGTCCATCCTAATATTGTGAGTGTGTATGATATTGGTGAAGAAAATAATAATCAATACATTGTAATGGAATATGTTAAAGGAATGGATTTAAAAAAATACATTCATGCTAATTTTCCAATTCCTTATCAAAAAGTTACAGATATTATGAATCAAGTTTTATCTGCAGTAAATGCTGCTCACCATAATAGAATTATTCATCGCGATTTAAAACCGCAAAATATCTTAATTGATGAATCTGGAGTAGTTAAAATCACAGATTTTGGAATTGCAGTTGCTCTATCTCAAACTTCTATTACGCAGACTAACTCATTATTAGGTTCAGTACATTATTTATCGCCTGAACAAGCACGCGGTGGAATGGCAACCAATCAATCCGATGTTTATTCCCTAGGGATTATCTTATATGAATTGTTGACTGGTCATGTTCCATTTGATGGAGAGTCTGCTGTCTCAATTGCTTTGAAACATTTTCAAGAGACGGTGCCTTCCGTTAAAAAATATGATCAACGCATTCCACAAGCTTTAGAAAATGTCGTTTTGAAGGCTACAGCTAAGGAAGTAGCAGATAGATATACATCTGTTTACGAAATGCAAAATGATTTAACTTCTGCGTTATCAGCAGACCGAAGAGATGAACCGAAATATACACCATCTAGCATGATGGAAACGACGAAAGTTTTAGAACCAATTCCTGTAGCTGGAATTATCTCAAAAGGAGAAGCTAAAACTAAAGGAAATCAACAGTCAGATAGCAAACAACTAAAAAATAATACTAAATCAGACGAAGTACAAATGAAAAAAAATAAAAGACGTAAAGTGCTACTGTGGATTTTATTGGCTTTATCCCTATTGAGTGTGGGGGTATTTTTCATAATAGCAAATAGCGCACCAAAAGATGTCAATGTACCGAACATAACAGATATGACTGAAAATGAAGCAACTAAGGTATTATCTGAAAAAAAATTACTTCTCGGAAAAATCACAAAAGAGGCGAACAATGAGATCGAAGAAGGCCATATTATACGATCTAAGCCTGAAATGGGCTTAAGTGTAAAAGAAAATACACCAATAGATATCGTACTTAGCTCTGGGGAAAAAACTGTTGAGTTTCTAGACTATACCGGGAAATCATATGAAGAAGTTCGTGTAGAATTAAGTGAGCAAAATTTCACTGTTAAGCGTGAAGATCAAAGTAACGATACAGTAGATTCAGGCTTAATTATTTCACAAGATATTAATGAGAACGAAGAAGTTAATCCTAAAGACACAACTGTTACGTTTACAGTCAGCACAGGACAAGCTGGATTTGAAATGCGTGATTTGATCGGCTATTCTGAAAAAAGTGTTAGAGATTATGTGAATGATAATGGGTTAAATGGGACGATTATAAAAGAGTATTCTAACGAAGTGGCTGAAGGGCAAGTTCTATCACAAAATCCAGCAAAAGGAACTGTTTTATATGGAGGAGCAGATATTTCAGTGGTTATTTCACAAGGACCTGAAGCAATCCTAGCAAAAACAGTTAGCAAAAAAATTGCTGTTTCCTATGAAGAATCAGAAGAAACGAACTCTTCTGGAAATAGTGATGAGAGCAAGGAGTCACAACTTATTCCTAACTCCATTACTATTTATATAGAAGATCAAGAACACAATTTAGGAACAGTTTATCAACAATTTGAGATATCAGAAGATACTGAAATCGAACTAGATTTTGTTTTACAAGAAGGAGAAAAAGGAAGATACAAAATTGTTAGAGATGGTGAAACAATTGAAGAAGATGAAGTTACTCCATAA
- a CDS encoding Stp1/IreP family PP2C-type Ser/Thr phosphatase: MHIFFQSDIGKKRKNNQDYAGYFKNSQGILLAVLCDGMGGHKAGDVASEMAVSHLGNAWEKNNLNDIDTIKNWMQKHINKENERIVEKSTQYPDLEGMGTTLVATVLVNNIFIVANVGDSRAYQFMSGNLKQVTDDHSLVNELLKSGEITPEAALKHPQKNILTRSLGVSKKVEVDIIDIPVLEGDQLLLCSDGLTNMVSDKEIVKILNVSDVNIEKKVLSLVSLANARGGYDNVTVILIEPFKEKGGK; this comes from the coding sequence ATGCATATTTTTTTTCAAAGCGATATTGGAAAGAAAAGGAAAAATAATCAAGATTATGCTGGATATTTTAAAAATAGCCAAGGCATTTTATTAGCTGTTCTATGTGATGGAATGGGTGGTCATAAAGCAGGAGACGTAGCTAGTGAAATGGCCGTTTCTCATTTAGGCAACGCCTGGGAAAAAAACAATTTGAATGATATTGATACTATTAAAAATTGGATGCAAAAACACATAAATAAAGAAAATGAGCGCATTGTCGAAAAATCAACTCAGTATCCTGATTTGGAAGGAATGGGAACGACTCTTGTAGCGACTGTTCTAGTCAATAATATTTTTATAGTTGCTAATGTTGGCGACAGTCGGGCTTACCAATTTATGAGTGGGAATTTAAAACAAGTCACAGACGATCATTCATTAGTTAATGAATTATTAAAGAGTGGCGAAATAACACCGGAAGCAGCCTTAAAACACCCTCAAAAAAATATTTTAACACGTTCTTTAGGGGTTTCTAAAAAAGTAGAAGTTGATATAATAGATATTCCTGTTTTAGAAGGTGACCAGTTATTGCTTTGCTCTGATGGATTAACTAATATGGTAAGCGATAAAGAGATAGTAAAAATATTAAATGTATCTGATGTAAACATTGAAAAAAAAGTTTTAAGTTTAGTTTCGTTAGCTAATGCACGTGGTGGGTACGATAACGTAACTGTCATACTAATTGAACCATTTAAAGAAAAAGGGGGTAAATAG
- the rsmB gene encoding 16S rRNA (cytosine(967)-C(5))-methyltransferase RsmB, whose protein sequence is MENNKNEQKRNTKKTSRYLAMSILEKIEKDNSYSNLLLNETIQKNNLSPADARLLTELVYGVLQHKLTLDYYLAPFLKENQKLDVWVRNLLRLSIYQMIYLDKIPSHAILFEAVEVAKKKGHIGVSKFINGVLRNAERKGFKSIDEIKDPIEKLSIEISMPRWLVEKFIDDIGIEETRKLGESILNPSHSSARINEKYLSVKEAIKAMEEEGFNVEQSSISPAGIVSQGGHFASSPLFQSGQLTIQDETSMLVAPAMQIEPHHQVLDACAAPGGKTTHIASYLSQEAGGKVVALDLHPHKVKLIEDNAKRLRVDKVIEGRTMDARKVEEAFEDESFDRILVDAPCSGLGLMRRKPDIKYTKKSQDITQLKKIQLDILTSVAPKLKEDGLLVYSTCTITKEENQGTIESFLTTHPNFEKVPVVASEVLNETVQDNLMQIFPQNFGTDGFFISCLRKKAIKI, encoded by the coding sequence ATGGAAAATAATAAGAATGAGCAAAAACGCAACACCAAAAAAACAAGTCGTTATTTAGCGATGTCTATTTTAGAAAAAATAGAAAAAGATAATTCGTATTCTAATCTATTACTTAATGAAACCATTCAAAAAAATAATTTATCCCCAGCAGATGCGCGCTTATTGACTGAACTGGTATATGGTGTGTTGCAACATAAGTTAACGTTAGATTACTATTTGGCTCCTTTTTTGAAAGAGAATCAAAAATTGGATGTTTGGGTTCGTAATTTATTGCGTTTATCTATTTATCAAATGATCTATTTAGATAAAATACCTTCTCATGCTATTTTATTCGAAGCAGTAGAAGTAGCGAAGAAAAAAGGACACATTGGAGTTAGTAAATTTATCAATGGAGTTTTACGAAATGCTGAACGTAAAGGTTTCAAATCGATTGACGAAATAAAAGATCCTATTGAGAAGCTAAGCATCGAAATCAGTATGCCAAGATGGTTAGTTGAAAAATTTATTGATGATATTGGAATAGAAGAAACAAGAAAATTGGGAGAATCTATTTTAAATCCTAGCCACTCTAGTGCTCGTATTAACGAGAAATATTTATCTGTAAAAGAAGCGATAAAAGCGATGGAAGAAGAAGGGTTTAATGTAGAGCAAAGTTCTATTTCTCCAGCAGGCATAGTTAGTCAAGGAGGACATTTCGCTTCGTCACCTTTATTTCAATCAGGCCAATTAACGATACAAGATGAAACTTCGATGCTAGTAGCACCGGCTATGCAAATAGAACCACATCACCAAGTATTAGATGCTTGTGCTGCCCCTGGGGGGAAAACAACACATATTGCTTCGTATCTTTCACAAGAAGCAGGTGGTAAAGTGGTTGCACTTGATTTGCACCCGCATAAAGTGAAATTAATTGAAGATAATGCTAAAAGACTACGTGTAGATAAAGTAATTGAAGGTAGAACAATGGATGCTAGGAAAGTTGAAGAAGCTTTTGAAGACGAAAGTTTTGATCGTATTTTAGTGGATGCACCCTGCTCTGGTTTAGGATTAATGAGAAGAAAACCAGACATCAAATACACAAAAAAATCTCAAGATATCACTCAACTAAAAAAAATTCAATTGGATATTTTAACAAGTGTAGCTCCAAAACTAAAAGAAGATGGATTATTAGTATACAGTACATGTACAATTACCAAAGAAGAAAACCAGGGAACAATAGAGTCCTTTTTAACAACTCATCCAAATTTTGAAAAAGTGCCTGTTGTCGCGAGTGAAGTTTTGAATGAGACGGTTCAAGACAATTTAATGCAGATTTTTCCACAAAATTTTGGAACAGATGGTTTTTTTATTAGTTGTTTAAGAAAAAAAGCAATTAAAATATAA
- the fmt gene encoding methionyl-tRNA formyltransferase translates to MTKIVFMGTPAFSVPILEALIAEKYEIVAVVTQPDRLVGRKKIMTQTPVKIAALKHKLLVLQPEKITGSDEMEKVIEMQPDLLITAAFGQFLPQKLLNAPKHGAINVHASLLPKYRGGAPVHYALIRGEKETGVTIMYMEKKMDAGAILSQRSLAITKSDDVGTLFDRLSVLGKELLIDTLPDLLTGKIKPALQDEEKVTFSPNIKPEEEIIDWTKEAVEIDCQVRGMRPWPGAYTFIGDDRLKIWDVTPLEEKTNKEPGVIIRIEKKAFFVSCGNNTVLQINELQPAGKSRMETKSYLSGIGNQLTIGEKVGENGK, encoded by the coding sequence ATGACAAAAATAGTTTTTATGGGGACCCCGGCTTTTTCTGTGCCAATATTAGAGGCATTAATTGCTGAAAAATATGAGATAGTAGCTGTCGTTACACAACCGGATAGATTAGTTGGACGAAAAAAAATTATGACACAGACTCCTGTGAAAATAGCAGCTCTTAAACACAAATTGTTGGTTTTGCAACCGGAGAAAATAACTGGTTCTGATGAAATGGAAAAAGTAATAGAGATGCAACCAGATTTACTTATTACTGCAGCTTTTGGCCAATTTTTACCGCAAAAACTGTTAAATGCACCAAAACATGGAGCTATTAATGTTCACGCCTCTCTTTTACCTAAATACCGTGGAGGAGCCCCAGTTCATTATGCTTTAATTAGAGGTGAAAAAGAAACAGGTGTGACCATCATGTATATGGAGAAAAAAATGGATGCGGGAGCAATTTTGTCTCAGCGTTCATTGGCTATTACAAAAAGTGATGATGTCGGCACGCTATTTGATCGTTTAAGTGTATTAGGCAAAGAATTATTGATCGATACTTTACCTGATCTATTAACCGGTAAAATTAAACCAGCCTTACAAGATGAAGAAAAAGTAACGTTTTCGCCTAACATTAAACCTGAAGAAGAAATTATTGATTGGACTAAAGAAGCAGTAGAAATTGATTGTCAGGTACGAGGGATGCGTCCATGGCCGGGTGCTTATACTTTTATTGGTGATGATCGATTGAAAATTTGGGATGTAACACCTTTAGAAGAGAAAACAAATAAAGAACCAGGAGTTATTATTAGAATAGAAAAAAAAGCTTTTTTTGTGTCTTGTGGCAACAATACCGTCTTACAAATTAATGAGCTTCAACCTGCTGGGAAAAGTAGAATGGAAACAAAGTCTTATTTGAGTGGAATAGGAAACCAATTAACTATTGGAGAAAAGGTAGGGGAAAATGGAAAATAA
- the def gene encoding peptide deformylase, with the protein MPLLPIIKYPNPVLITPASEVLAITDEIIQLMDDMYETMVAGDGIGIAAPQVNQSFRIALVEVDEETGLFEMINPKIIKSVGKTIDVEGCLSFPEVYGTVERAEMIVLHYFDRNGDAYEVEAEDYLARAFQHELEHLDGKLFTDKIIQKIEPEDLEDYMEENIT; encoded by the coding sequence ATGCCATTGTTACCAATTATAAAATACCCTAACCCAGTGTTGATTACGCCAGCTAGTGAAGTACTGGCTATTACAGATGAAATTATTCAGTTAATGGATGATATGTACGAAACGATGGTAGCTGGAGATGGTATTGGTATTGCAGCACCACAAGTAAACCAATCATTTAGAATAGCTTTAGTTGAAGTTGATGAAGAGACAGGCTTGTTTGAAATGATAAACCCTAAAATTATAAAATCAGTAGGTAAAACGATTGATGTTGAGGGTTGTCTGAGTTTTCCAGAAGTCTACGGTACAGTTGAACGAGCAGAAATGATTGTCTTGCACTATTTTGATAGAAATGGTGATGCTTATGAAGTTGAAGCAGAAGATTATTTAGCGCGCGCTTTTCAGCATGAGTTAGAACACCTGGATGGGAAATTATTTACAGATAAAATTATTCAAAAGATTGAACCTGAAGACTTAGAAGATTATATGGAGGAGAACATAACATGA